The Desulfuribacillus alkaliarsenatis nucleotide sequence GGATGCAGTAATACATGATTTTCTAGTTCATTATCTTCTGTTTTTAGGATCGTATGGAAATCGATTTTATGCTGGTCTTCTATGTAGTTATAGTATCGTTCAAATATAATTCCTGCATCAGCGTTTTTTATCAAAGGTAAGCTTTTGACCTGTTGGTCCAGCACCCTATCGTAATTTATAACTTGGACAACAACCTTGCCTCTAGGGTTGAGGCATCTTTTGCATGCTTGTAGGTATTGTTTAATTTCATCATTGTTATTGAGATGGACAACGGAATTACCAATACAGAATATCAAGTCAAATGTTTTATTTAACTGCTCTATCTCCAACATGTTAAGCACATAGGTATCGATATTAGGGTTTTTAGCTTTTAGGCTTTTGACCATTTGCTCGTCCAAATCAATTGCCGTAACATTATATCCTGTTTGATCTAGCTGCTCTGAATAGCCTCCACTCCCACACGCTACGTCCAGTATATCTTTTGGTTGACTTCCTACTTCTTCTTTTATTAATTCAATTTGTGCCTTGCCAGTAGGAAAAATATAATCATAATATTTGGCTATTTCTGAATAGAATTTTGACATCCAACCACCTCATTGAACATTATTTATACTACACTTTTTAATTATACTTTTAAATATTACAGCCAAACAGTTATCGAATGACATGTAGGAAGTGGATATGTTTCTCATATTGATCTAGGACGTTATTGATTACCTGCTCCTTAGTCCAGCCCATGATGTCGTAATCTTGTCCGCCTTCTTTTAAATATATCTCGGCTCGATAGTATTTTTTAGTTTCGTCTAGGTCTTTGTTGGCCTCTGCCATTGTAAAGGACGGCATCGCATGCCCTTTCAGGCGTACTGAGTAAAAGAAATCGATTTCCTCACCGTGCAATACTTCTATCCATATCCTGTCGCCTGATTCCGCTTTTACAATGGCCTTCATACCATTTTTCTTGAACACCTCTGCTACTTCATCAAAGGCAGGATGTACTGTACTCTGCATGAATTGGAGTACACTTTCCTTTTTCGGATGATGAATCATCGACTTTAAGCGATCTTGCCATGCAACTGGCGACTTATGGGTTTTCGGCATTAGTATTGCTTCACTTAGGCTTACCTGTTTCACTAGTTCTACCCGCAATGATTGAAACAGCCCCCAGCACATGAGTAGCATAACAACCGTAAACGGTAAAGCACTGGCAATTGCTGCAGTTTGTAAAGCCAGC carries:
- a CDS encoding class I SAM-dependent methyltransferase, with translation MSKFYSEIAKYYDYIFPTGKAQIELIKEEVGSQPKDILDVACGSGGYSEQLDQTGYNVTAIDLDEQMVKSLKAKNPNIDTYVLNMLEIEQLNKTFDLIFCIGNSVVHLNNNDEIKQYLQACKRCLNPRGKVVVQVINYDRVLDQQVKSLPLIKNADAGIIFERYYNYIEDQHKIDFHTILKTEDNELENHVLLHPIKSSEFVQLLQESGFKNIQLYGSFKKDTYKPQESAPLIIVAEID